The following are from one region of the Aspergillus chevalieri M1 DNA, chromosome 1, nearly complete sequence genome:
- a CDS encoding uncharacterized protein (COG:Q;~EggNog:ENOG410PH02;~InterPro:IPR017871,IPR027417,IPR003593,IPR039421, IPR011527,IPR003439,IPR036640;~PFAM:PF00005,PF00664;~TransMembrane:11 (o20-38i82-107o119-138i150-170o199-221i290-307o327-345i413-433o439-458i530-547o559-580i);~go_component: GO:0016021 - integral component of membrane [Evidence IEA];~go_function: GO:0005524 - ATP binding [Evidence IEA];~go_function: GO:0016887 - ATPase activity [Evidence IEA];~go_function: GO:0042626 - ATPase-coupled transmembrane transporter activity [Evidence IEA];~go_process: GO:0055085 - transmembrane transport [Evidence IEA]) codes for MDPTYTTRQFREYLQFSYPAATLLVFLIGFITNSVLIAKSSQNGGAVRCGLEEKPLSKGLRSTIHKIADAQKHQFSSSARYAFVWLVVGVLVTLVADVSVHISHAIAGHEERWWCGQATVIYVVGSFFSHVIIFLSLLDTNPAPTFAQFIPWSMTIPFELAIVATSLSIYTNTHHDPIVGNAFGGPLRERITKWELLEVISGVIRLLFLVFLVALYVLHFVRANSAEGSREDSPMEQIGLLDSETKAGAENNEGDDAPEKPTTAPNTWWQYLSGYSVLFPYLWPSKSRRLQIIVIICFGLLILQRIVNVLVPYQVGVITEALSIEGNNIHLPWLQICLYIIYRWLQGSQGLLESLRSYLWIPISQYAYMETSTASFEHVHGLSLDFHLNKKIGEVLYALNKGSDSVNTFLEQVTFQVVPMVIDLGVAVGYFLIAFDAYYGLVVAIVTFFYLYVTVRIAQWRAEMRRKQVNAHRQENAIKNDSLSSYETVKHFNAELLEHTRYRTAVSTFQSAEYHSLYAQSFMTAAQNTVFTLGLLLTCFIAAYQVSIGQRPVGQFMTLLTYMAQLQTPLSYFGTFYRYIQTAMINSERLLELLRERASVVDRVSARPMDACQGRITFEDIGFAYDARKHKNALNGLSFHCEPGTITALVGESGGGKSTIFRLLFRFYNPQTGRILVDNNDVQDITIASLREHIAIVPQDTSLFNESLLYNLRYASPSATDEDIHNACRAACIHDKIMTFPEAYETKVGDRGLRLSGGEKQRVAIAQTILKNPQIILLDEATAALDSETEGHVQEALGNLAKGRTVIMIAHRLSTVTEANQILVLHEGRVVERGTHGELLGLGGRYMGMWRRQSRQGAGEELRRRNPQQRLL; via the exons ATGGACCCAACATACACAACCCGGCAGTTCCGTGAATACCTCCAGTTTAGCTACCCTGCTGCTACACTGCTAGTATTTTTGATCGGGTTTATCACAAATTCGGTTCTGATCGCTAAAAGCTCCCAAAATGGCGGCGCAGTGCGGTGTGGTCTTGAGGAAAAGCCCTTGTCCAAGGGGTTGAGAAGTACGATACACAAGATTGCAGATGCTCAGAAGCATCAGTTTTCTTCTAGTGCAAGATATGCATTCGTATGGCTTGTGGTTGGTGTCCTGGTGACCCTTGTGGCGGATGTTTCTGTCCATATCAGTCATGCTATTGCGGGCCATGAGGAGAGATGGTGGTGTGGACAAGCGACTGTG ATCTACGTCGTGGGATCATTTTTCTCCCacgtcatcatcttcctctccctgCTCGATACAAATCCCGCCCCAACTTTCGCGCAATTTATTCCCTGGTCCATGACGATTCCGTTCGAACTCGCCATAGTCGCTACTTCTTTATCAATCTATACCAATACACACCATGATCCGATCGTCGGGAATGCATTCGGCGGTCCTCTGCGCGAAAGAATCACAAAGTGGGAATTGCTGGAGGTGATATCCGGTGTTATTCGACTTCTTTTTCTGGTTTTCTTGGTTGCTTTGTACGTGCTGCATTTCGTCCGCGCGAATTCGGCCGAGGGCTCTCGCGAAGATAGTCCAATGGAGCAGATTGGACTTCTTGACTCTGAGACAAAGGCTGGGGCCGAGAACAACGAGGGTGACGATGCCCCCGAAAAACCTACAACTGCCCCAAACACCTGGTGGCAGTACCTCAGCggctactccgtactatttCCATACCTATGGCCCTCCAAATCCCGGCGCCTTCAGATTATCGTCATAATCTGCTTTGGCCTCTTAATCCTCCAGCGCATCGTTAACGTCCTAGTCCCATACCAAGTCGGCGTAATCACCGAGGCCCTCTCCATCGAAGGAAACAATATCCACCTCCCCTGGCTCCAAATCTGCCTCTACATCATCTACCGCTGGCTCCAAGGCAGCCAGGGCCTTCTCGAGTCCCTGCGCTCATATCTCTGGATCCCAATTAGTCAATATGCTTACATGGAAACGTCGACTGCGTCGTTTGAGCATGTGCACGGTCTGAGTTTGGATTTTCATTTGAATAAGAAGATTGGGGAGGTGCTTTATGCGTTGAATAAGGGGAGTGATTCCGTAAATACGTTTTTGGAACAGGTTACGTTCCAGGTTGTGCCTATGGTTATTGATCTGGGGGTTGCGGTGGGGTACTTTTTGATTGCGTTTGATGCGTATTATGGGCTTGTTGTTGCTATTGTGACGTTTTTCTATCTCTATGTCACGGTGCGCATAGCGCAGTGGAGGGCTGAAATGCGAAGAAAACAGGTCAATGCCCACAGGCAGGAGAATGCCATCAA AAACgactccctctcctcctaCGAAACAGTAAAACACTTCAACGCCGAACTCCTCGAACACACCCGCTACCGAACAGCAGTCTCCACCTTCCAATCCGCAGAATACCACTCCCTCTACGCGCAGTCCTTCATGACAGCAGCCCAAAACACAGTCTTTACACTAGGCCTGCTACTCACCTGCTTCATAGCCGCGTACCAGGTCTCCATCGGCCAGCGGCCAGTGGGCCAATTCATGACTCTGCTCACGTACATGGCGCAGCTACAGACGCCGCTGAGTTACTTTGGGACGTTTTATCGGTATATCCAGACTGCTATGATTAATTCGGAGCGgttgttggagttgttgAGGGAGAGGGCGTCGGTTGTTGATAGGGTGTCTGCTAGACCTATGGATGCTTGCCAGGGACGGATTACGTTCGAAGATATTGGATTTGCGTATGATGCGAGGAAACACAAGAATGCGTTAAACGGGCTATCATTCCACTGCGAGCCAGGCACAATAACAGCCCTAGTCGGCGAGTCCGGAGGCGGGAAGTCGACTATCTTCCGCCTGCTCTTCCGCTTCTATAACCCCCAAACCGGCCGGATCCTCGTCGACAACAATGACGTCCAGGATATAACCATCGCTTCTCTCCGCGAACACATCGCCATCGTCCCGCAGGACACATCCCTCTTCAATGAATCCCTCCTCTACAATCTCCGCTACGCATCCCCCTCCGCCACAGATGAAGACATCCACAATGCCTGCCGAGCAGCCTGCATCCATGATAAAATCATGACATTCCCAGAAGCCTACGAGACGAAAGTCGGTGATCGGGGACTGCGGCTTAGCGGCGGTGAGAAACAGCGCGTTGCGATTGCGCAGACAATTCTTAAAAATCCGCAAATTATACTCTTGGATGAGGCGACTGCTGCGTTGGATAGTGAGACGGAGGGGCATGTGCAGGAGGCGTTGGGGAACTTGGCAAAGGGGAGGACGGTGATCATGATTGCGCATCGTTTGAGTACTGTTACGGAAGCGAACCAGATATTGGTGTTGCATGAGGGCAGAGTTGTGGAGAGGGGGACGCATGGGGagttgttggggttgggtggGAGGTATATGGGGATGTGGCGGAGGCAGAGTCGGCagggtgctggagaagagtTGCGGAGACGGAATCCACAGCAAAGGTTGCTCTAG
- a CDS encoding translation initiation factor eIF2B catalytic subunit epsilon (BUSCO:EOG09260RS7;~COG:J;~EggNog:ENOG410PFJ7;~InterPro:IPR003307,IPR016021,IPR029044,IPR016024, IPR005835,IPR011004,IPR044123,IPR001451,IPR035543;~PFAM:PF00483,PF00132,PF02020;~go_function: GO:0005085 - guanyl-nucleotide exchange factor activity [Evidence IEA];~go_function: GO:0005515 - protein binding [Evidence IEA];~go_function: GO:0016779 - nucleotidyltransferase activity [Evidence IEA];~go_function: GO:0031369 - translation initiation factor binding [Evidence IEA];~go_process: GO:0009058 - biosynthetic process [Evidence IEA]) has translation MAPKKGGGGAPKQRNAAEEVEETLQAVVLADTFETRFEPFTLDKPRCLLPLANTPLIEYTFEFLANAGVEEVFLYGGAHSDQLEKYINASKWRALSSPFKQLTFLKSTSTSVGDVMRDLDGKHVITGDFIVVSGDVISNMPIEGALATHRARREADKNAIMTMVLREAGRNHRTKSSSVSPVFVVDPTKDRCLHYEEIDHHAEQSEHGARLNIDTEIIASHPEIDIRQDLIDCSIDICTPDVLSLWSDSFDYQAPRKQFLFGVLKDYELNGKTIHTYIIKDHYAARARNLKAYDAISKDVISRWTYPLCPDTNLLPGHNYELRKSNLYQEQNVTLARSCVVGRRVVIGQGTSIGEKTTVKNTVLGRNCKIGRNVTLNGAYIWDNVVIGDNTIVNQAIVANGAVVGNQCKVESGALLSYGVKIADGITIGEGIRITKSPKEDDEVAPESDPAVVGAGGEGYEFTRDEDSDDEEDDASDTSSGLVYNMANLSLSTESISTLSSETSDFAGSRAGSYGTSVSEEEKEDHFVQDAAVSLYDGLREGVSPDVVQLELVSLRMTANASDNQVRRAVVSAFMKRIQNLIDESQKSASQAVRDIFGTYREIVERCMFDRETAAKPDQVDLLLLLQQDLVTRPKGDTVLLFTAKELYDLELIEEEAYEQWWDDERSSGTEDMRKIRVQTQQFVDWLANAEEEDSDEDEEEESDDE, from the exons ATGGCCCCCAAGAAAGGCGGTGGTGGCGCGCCGAAACAGCGAAATGCCGCAGAGGAAGTCGAGGAGACACTTCAGGCCGTT GTCCTGGCCGATACTTTCGAGACAAGATTCGAGCCATTTACGCTCGACAAGCCTAGG TGTCTACTGCCGTTGGCCAACACGCCGTTGATTGAGTATACGTTCGAATTTCTTGCCAATGCGGGCGTCGAAGAGGTGTTTCTCTATGGAGGTGCTCACTCCGACCAGTTGGAGAAGTATATCAA CGCATCGAAATGGAGAGCACTCTCGTCGCCGTTTAAGCAATTGACCTTCCTCAAGTCCACGTCTACATCGGTCGGTGATGTTATGCGAGATCTTGACGGGAAACATGTCATTACAGGAGACTTTATCGTCGTGAGCGGAGATGTCATCAGCAACATGCCGATTGAAGGAGCCTTGGCCACGCACCGAGCCCGCCGTGAAGCCGATAAGAACGCGATTATGACCATGGTCCTGCGCGAAGCTGGCCGGAACCACCGAACCAAGTCCTCGTCCGTCTCGCCGGTGTTTGTCGTCGATCCGACCAAGGACCGTTGTCTTCATTACGAGGAGATCGACCACCACGCAGAGCAGTCGGAGCATGGGGCGCGTTTGAACATCGATACTGAGATTATTGCTTCGCATCCGGAGATTGATATCCGTCAGGATTTGATTGACTGTAGCATCGACATTTGCACGCCCGATGTTTTGAGTTTGTGGTCCGACAGCTTCGACTATCAAGCGCCGCGGAAGCAATTCTTGTTTGGTGTTCTGAAGGATTACGAGTTGAACGGTAAGACCATCCACACGTACATCATCAAGGACCACTATGCGGCAAGAGCACGGAATCTTAAGGCGTACGATGCCATCAGCAAGGACGTCATCTCGAGATGGACGTACCCCCTCTGCCCAGACACGAACCTGCTCCCCGGACACAACTACGAGCTCCGCAAGAGCAACCTATACCAAGAACAGAACGTGACATTAGCGAGGTCATGCGTCGTGGGTCGTCGGGTGGTGATCGGACAAGGTACCAGTATCGGCGAGAAGACGACGGTGAAGAACACGGTGCTCGGGAGGAACTGCAAGATCGGCAGGAACGTGACTCTGAACGGTGCTTATATCTGGGACAATGTTGTCATTGGGGATAACACGATTGTTAACCAGGCTATTGTTGCCAATGGTGCCGTGGTGGGCAACCAATGCAAGGTCGAGTCGGGGGCGCTTCTCTCGTACGGAGTTAAAATTGCCGATGGAATCACCATTGGCGAAGGGATCCGTATTACCAAGTCTCcgaaggaagatgatgaagttGCGCCTGAGAGCGATCCGGCGGTCGTCGGTGCCGGAGGCGAAGGATACGAGTTCACCCGTGACGAAGACTCAGACGACGAAGAGGACGACGCAAGCGATACCTCCTCCGGCCTAGTCTATAACATGGCCaacctctccctctccaccGAATCCATCTCAACTCTGTCCTCTGAAACCTCCGACTTCGCCGGCTCCCGCGCAGGAAGCTACGGCACTTCCGTctccgaagaagaaaaagaagaccaCTTCGTCCAAGACGCCGCCGTCAGCCTCTACGACGGTCTCCGCGAAGGCGTCAGCCCAGACGTCGTGCAACTCGAGCTCGTCTCTCTGCGCATGACTGCCAACGCATCTGACAACCAAGTCCGCCGCGCGGTGGTCTCAGCCTTCATGAAACGCATCCAGAACCTCATAGACGAGAGCCAGAAATCCGCCTCCCAGGCCGTCCGTGACATCTTCGGCACGTACCGCGAGATCGTGGAGCGGTGCATGTTCGATCGCGAAACCGCAGCGAAGCCGGACCAGGTGGACCTACTACTCCTACTCCAACAGGACCTCGTTACCCGGCCAAAGGGCGATACGGTACTGCTGTTTACAGCGAAGGAGCTTTACGATCTCGAGTTGATCGAGGAAGAGGCTTATGAGCAGTGGTGGGATGATGAGCGGTCTAGCGGGACGGAGGATATGAGGAAAATTAGGGTCCAGACGCAGCAGTTTGTGGACTGGCTTGCCAAtgccgaggaggaggatagtgatgaagatgaggaagaggaaagtgATGATGAGTAG
- the skn7 gene encoding putative stress response transcription factor SrrA/Skn7 (COG:K;~EggNog:ENOG410Q4IY;~InterPro:IPR011006,IPR001789,IPR014402,IPR027725;~PFAM:PF00072;~go_function: GO:0000156 - phosphorelay response regulator activity [Evidence IEA];~go_function: GO:0003700 - DNA-binding transcription factor activity [Evidence IEA];~go_process: GO:0000160 - phosphorelay signal transduction system [Evidence IEA];~go_process: GO:0006355 - regulation of transcription, DNA-templated [Evidence IEA]), which yields MLQEVMRVQKTVLNHENVIHQLMTYLLSVDARQRRDSKAAAPFQPQGQAGSTLSPSQVTPMEDEPSSPLQQASKLLNDLHSEMQFNLTGVDQLGEAKQTPVVSTPTTGMVRAPTTGANSSALVYPTTTPKMNGEMDTVVYPVGATNGIDPMYSEHVNNVPYPMPPKPEIESSDARRQFPDNRKKSTNVDPGWMRSPHILLVEDDATCRQIGGKFLYSFSCVIDTAFDGLEAVNKIQDGSKYDLILMDIIMPNLDGVSACHLIRQFDRTPIIAMTSNIRSDDIQLYFQHGMDDVLPKPFTRKSLLDMLEKHLVHLKSIPQGMEAPQPAPAVTMAAQGSAAQSVKEDSSPGQSPAASMSNWQSPGQFHGMAVHPSIPHVQGQYAAATPAAPVAYTVDQNGVQYPAPAVALAPAGAAPAAVRPPHRRQVSEMSSAPDNPNMAKRPRMYAQPAQAMVNPVQARTG from the exons ATGCTGCAGGAGGTGATGCGCGTGCAAAAGACGGTCCTCAACCACGAGAACGTCATTCACCAGTTGATGACCTACCTACTGTCCGTCGATGCCCGGCAGAGACGCGACAGCAAGGCGGCTGCCCCCTTCCAACCACAAGGACAAGCTGGTTCGACCCTGAGCCCGTCCCAGGTCACCCCGATGGAAGATGAGCCATCATCGCCGCTTCAGCAGGCCTCGAAGCTGCTCAACGATTTGCACTCCGAAATGCAGTTCAACCTCACCGGTGTCGATCAACTTGGCGAAGCCAAACAGACTCCCGTCGTATCAACGCCGACTACCGGAATGGTGCGTGCACCGACGACTGGCGCCAATTCCAGCGCTTTGGTTTATCCCACCACAACGCCCAAGATGAATGGCGAGATGGATACCGTGGTTTACCCCGTTGGTGCAACCAATGGTATTGATCCCATGTACAGTGAGCATGTTAACAATGTGCCATATCCGATGCCACCCAAGCCGGAGATCGAATCCAGTGATGCCCGCCGGCAGTTTCCTGATAATCGAAAGAAGAGCACCAACGTTGACCCGGGATGGATGCGCAGCCCGCACATTCTACTTGTCGAGGACGACGCAACGTGTCGTCAAATTGGTGGGAAATTCTTGTATTCGTTTTCTTGTGTAATTGATACTGCG TTTGATGGTCTCGAGGCCGTGAACAAAATTCAAGACGGTTCGAAGTACGATCTAATTCTCATGGATATCATCATGCCCAATCTGGACGGTGTCTCAGCCTGCCACCTTATCCGCCAGTTCGACCGGACTCCTATTATCGCTATGACATCCAACATCCGGAGTGATGATATTCAGCTTTACTTCCAGCATG GAATGGATGATGTGCTTCCCAAACCGTTTACTCGCAAGAGCTTGCTCGACATGCTTGAGAAGCATCTCGTCCATCTCAAGTCTATTCCGCAGGGCATGGAGGCTCCACAACCTGCGCCTGCGGTCACAATGGCTGCGCAAGGCTCCGCTGCTCAATCTGTCAAGGAGGACAGTTCCCCCGGTCAATCGCCAGCTGCGTCCATGAGTAACTGGCAGTCACCTGGCCAGTTCCATGGCATGGCGGTCCATCCCAGTATTCCGCATGTACAAGGGCAATATGCTGCCGCCACGCCGGCTGCTCCAGTCGCGTACACCGTCGATCAAAACGGTGTCCAGTACCCAGCACCGGCAGTGGCACTCGCCCCAGCCGGAGCGGCGCCAGCAGCAGTACGGCCACCGCACCGACGACAAGTATCGGAAATGTCCAGCGCTCCAGATAACCCCAACATGGCGAAGCGACCGCGCATGTATGCTCAGCCTGCACAGGCGATGGTCAATCCGGTGCAAGCACGGACGGGCTAG